The following proteins come from a genomic window of Pelmatolapia mariae isolate MD_Pm_ZW linkage group LG17, Pm_UMD_F_2, whole genome shotgun sequence:
- the LOC134646693 gene encoding NXPE family member 3-like: MVYVTDILETPTSFKFHNKVNNTKIIHPPTISNVTPPAGMWYNFCKLKPLSPKEAFEEDLLLQSIAWPDTPPLQSLSLRKSSDPAHSTFTILGRMGGGQWQIGDKMEVIIKMYDFQGRPKNCGGDVIVARLHNPTLGAGVAGKVVDHLNGSYSAVFSLLWEGSAEVEVILVHPSEAVTVLGRLTREQPDRVFFESQFRSGRVSETTTCNVCLRPSRQPVCNYTELHTGQQWFCYKPKKLSCDARISHSKGGFTQNITVMENKLFQSGVNLKVSIQASGLANITVLQQKKGQISRQPEVSLESGPSGYYYQGVWRALGGTTVWQFNTSSAITQCLRGKVIKMYGDSTIRQWFEYFNGALSGLKEFNLHSPKQIGPFIALDYPNNIFLTYRCHGPPIRFMNVPISELHYIANELDNVIGGSNTVVVIGIWSHFSTFPIEVYIRRLQSIRRAVVRLLSRAPETVVVIRTANPKALNLYETLTNSDWYSLQRDKVLRAMFKGLNVHLVDAWEMVVAYNLPHSLHPQPPIIKNMINVLLSYICPQKGG; this comes from the exons ATGGTATATGTCACGGACATTCTGGAG ACTCCCACAAGTTTCAAGTTTCACAATAAAGTGAACAACACCAaaatcatccatccacccaccatTTCCAATGTTACTCCACCTGCTGGCATGTGGTACAACTTCTGCAAGCTAAAACCACTCTCCCCTAAGGAAGCCTTTGAAGAAGACCTCTTGCTACAGTCCATTGCTTGGCCTGACACTCCACCTTTACAATCTCTTTCCCTGAGAAAGTCCAGTGACCCAGCCCACAGCACCTTCACCATTCTCGGAAGGATGGGAGGAGGACAGTGGCAAATAGGGGATAAGATGGAGgttattattaaaatgtatgATTTCCAGGGTCGTCCAAAGAACTGTGGGGGAGACGTCATAGTCGCTCGCCTACACAACCCAACTCTTGGTGCAGGTGTAGCAGGGAAAGTAGTGGATCATCTCAATGGCTCCTACTCTGCCGTATTCTCTTTACTCTGGGAAGGAAGTGCAGAGGTTGAG GTAATACTGGTTCACCCCAGTGAGGCAGTCACAGTGCTGGGCAGACTCACCAGAGAACAGCCGGATAGAGTTTTTTTCGAAAGCCAGTTCCGCTCAGGGAGGGTCAGTGAAACTACAACCTGTAATGTATGTTTGCGTCCATCCCGGCAGCCTGTGTGCAACTACACTGAGCTGCATACAGGTCAGCAGTGGTTCTGCTACAAGCCAAAGAAGCTCAGTTGTGATGCCAGGATCAGTCACTCCAAGGGGGGATTTACACAAAACATCACCGtcatggagaacaagctgttTCAAAG TGGTGTCAACTTAAAAGTCTCCATCCAAGCTTCAGGACTTGCTAACATCACTGTATTGCAGCAAAAGAAAG GTCAGATCTCAAGGCAGCCAGAGGTGAGTCTGGAATCTGGTCCCTCTGGCTATTACTACCAGGGTGTGTGGCGAGCTTTAGGTGGCACCACAGTTTGGCAGTTTAACACTTCCTCAGCCATTACTCAGTGTCTGAGAGGAAAGGTGATTAAAATGTACGGAGACTCCACCATCAGGCAGTGGTTTGAATACTTTAATGGAGCACTATCAG GTCTCAAGGAGTTTAACCTACATAGCCCTAAGCAAATTGGACCTTTTATTGCCCTGGACTACCCAAATAACATCTTCCTGACGTACCGTTGCCATGGTCCTCCTATCCGGTTTATGAATGTCCCTATCAGCGAGCTCCATTATATTGCCAATGAGCTAGACAATGTGATTGGAGGCAGCAACACCGTTGTAGTTATTGGCATTTGGTCACACTTCAGCACTTTCCCCATTGAAGTCTACATCCGACGGCTGCAGAGCATCCGCAGGGCAGTGGTGCGCCTGTTGTCCAGGGCTCCAGAAACAGTGGTTGTCATTAGGACTGCAAATCCCAAAGCTTTGAACCTCTATGAGACACTTACTAATAGTGACTGGTACTCACTGCAGAGGGACAAGGTGCTCAGGGCCATGTTCAAAGGATTGAATGTCCATCTGGTGGATGCCTGGGAGATGGTTGTGGCCTACAACCTGCCACACAGCCTCCACCCACAACCTCCCATTATCAAGAACATGATTAATGTTCTCTTGTCCTATATATGCCCTCAAAAGGGTGgctag